Genomic window (Toxotes jaculatrix isolate fToxJac2 chromosome 10, fToxJac2.pri, whole genome shotgun sequence):
GCTGTTGTGGGAAATGCAGAATTTCATAGTTTCAAAGAAACTCTCTGTCTTTGGAAGCAATagagagaagtttctgtcaTTGCATGACAGTCTGCTATTAGCCTCTGTTACTTGCTCAGACTGATACTTGATACAGATTTTCAAGTCAAATTTTGCAACTAATTTTTTAtgaacatttacaaaaaaaaaaaaaaaaaatcagtcttttcatctagaaataaaatagtgaaaatgtgtgttagGAGTAGGCAATGGGGATAAAATCTATTGTGATCCAGTAAATTTTCctgtaaattcaaatgaaaagttGTTTATGACTAAGACAACAAGGTGGTTGATCCAGTGAATAAAATACCTCAAAAATGAAGGTACATTGATTCTATAAACTGATTACTGTCATAAATCATTCCTGCTCAATGACTGGTGCAATCTCTCATCATATTGCTCAACCCTAATACTAGCCCAAGGTGATATCTTcagatttcttgttttgtttaaccAGTATTCCAAAGctaaaaaatattcagttcaaaATTATATAAAAACCGAGAAAACCATCAAATTACATCACAAATGTTGggcctttttttaaacatggctTAAACTACTATTAATTATTGAAATTGCTGCCAATCTTCTTTTTTGTTGATCAACTAACTGATTGATAAAGTTAGCCAACGACATCTGGAGCAACAGTGAATTTGACAGGTCCACTTGTTGAGAGCAAAGAGTATGTGAAAAAGCAGTTTAAAGAGGCTTGGAGACACAGGAAATGTTTCTGTAAGGTTTACTGAGTCGAGAAAGACTGCtgcacacagagctgaaataaataaatgaaataattttatcATAATAATTATAGTAACCATCATAGTAAGATTGCTTATTTAGggtttctgtcttcttttatatatataatatatataactTTCAATAAATTGTTccctttaatattttttctcctgtgtgtatgcatgagacTTTGGTTTGTTCCACTGAATGTCCTGGTAGCAGCACTCTGTATCCACGGTATCGCACAGGAGCATCATCCCCTGGGTCGTTTCTATAGCAATGCTAATAGAGAAGGCACCCTCCCCGCCGTGCTTGTCCCTGCGCTTGTCACCCTCTGCACCTATAAGCTGAGGGTGTTGTGTCCTTGGGGGAAGTGGGGGGCAGGGCATGGGGAGGAGTCACGAAGACGGTCTCCAGTTGTCTTTGGTTGGTCGTTGGTTTGGtttgctgtgattggctggctgtATTTGGTGCAGCttggttttttttatacattccAGTTCCTAAAGCTTCAGTCCCTGCGGTGAGTTGTCACGGGTTCATGCAGGGACTGGATGGTCCCTTTCCAGAGTCCCTCGTGATCCAGCTTCACACATGGTTGTTGGTGcactcactcacgcacacaagcgcacacacaccctTACATACATTTCCTTGTCTTCTTCTTACAAACATGCATTTATTCAGTAAGTCGATCATTCCCTCATTCATCCTCTTGTCATCCATCCTTCCATTCATCCAACAGTCTCACAGGTTCCCACAAATTTAGCAGTGAGACAAATAAGTGCGTCACATGTCAACAGTCCATTATTGGTCCATTTGATCTGTGCAGATCACTCTATCCCTTTGCCCACTCCGCCATTTTGCTgtcctctccttcctgttttccCTTTATCCGTAGGCTAAGCACCCACTCTCTTGTTCACTCAGTCTTTCCTACCCTTGTTCTCTCTGTATGGTCCAGTTGTAATCCCTTACTGGACAGTGTCCAGCTGGTCCAGAACAGGAGACATGAGGGCCTTGTGGTTTTTGTGGTTGGGGAATAAAGGCCTTTGTAGAGCCTGGGACTCTGGCTGCCCTTCAGGTTCCCTCTAAGTATTTCTGGCCAGTgaagggaaacagaccaggtccGTAGAGCTTCCAGCCATGGACCAGTAATGGTCCAGTTAGTCCAGTAAGGGAACTAAAACTGAGAGGAATGACCACTATCTATGGGGCTGTAGTGGCAAATTAGTAGGTGTAAAGCTAAACCCCGTGAATGATTCATCAAGTTACTGGTCAATGTTTGCCCCAACAAAGGGAGGTTTTCAGTCGTGTGTGACAGAAGAGATGACTGGGTTAGCCATTGGCAGGCTCAGGTCAAGACTTTGGATGACAAGACAGTGGGTGCTAGCATTAGCCACTACTAGCGGGGCCCAGTAGCGCGCACCTTCTTGCCCCGCTTGCTGATGGTGGTGAAGCGGAAGGGAGTGGTGAGGTCAGGCTGCTCCCCAGGCGGGAAGCGCTTCATGAAGTGCACGTCCTGCTGGTTGGGGAGTGTTTGGGGGCCACGGCGAGGACGCCCTCTTTTAGTGAAGCCCACATACCAGCCCGTGTAGCGCGCTGACATAAGAGCTGTGTAGTGGTTTTCCAGAACCTTTTCCACAAAGACGCAGTCAGCGCTTCGATTACTGGCCTtctgagagagcagagaaaccACAGgtacccacacacagacacacacacacacacattgggagaaacaaagagaggctGTTCAGGAAACTAAGATAAAAAGATACTAATAAACATATTTCTATAAAAAAGATTCTCACCTTTCCTACCAGTTTGCCACGGCGGTTCATGCACAGGTAGAAATTGGTTTCTTTGCCCCGGATTCTCACCTGGCTACCAAAGGTATCGGCCTCCACTACGAGCTGGGCTTGTgaagggacagacagagagacagacagacattagAGCCACAGGCaatagagaaaaataaagtatGCTGTATGTAAAGAATTTCGCTGGTTTTTTAGGCTGTGCCACACAAATATCAGGGGTAGAAAAATTAGATACATTCAAATTTAGAGATCATTTAGTTTCAACACTCAAGCATAACTTTTTATACATTCCCAGCAGTAACACTAACAGACCCAGCGCCAAGTAGTGTGGCAATAATTGCACAGATTACCAGCCACCATTAAATCAGATCTGGCTTTTAAATCAGACAAAACCTTCACATTGAATAACAGTTTTAGGATTCATAGTTGCTATTAAATGTGTTGATAAATCACAGACAGAAGTAAATGTCTCTGGCTGGACAGATGGTTGTCAGATAAGCCTGGTCACACACATGGATGTGAGGCTGCTGACCACAAATGGGCCTCGTAAAAAAGATAACAGCCAAGAGTAGACGGAGCATGGTGGGCCGAGGGGAGCGGGAGAACACTGAGTGCCTGCGATACTGTTGTTTTAAgctgcgtgcatgcgtgtgtaccccggtgtgtttgtgtgtgtgcgcaggtgCATGCTTCTTCATCCTTCCAGGCAACACTGCTTCACTAACCACACATCTTCAGACAGCGCTTGTgcctgtttaaaaataaatccctAAAATGGTTCCTACATGACCTTAGTCAACAAAGGGGTCAAGAGAAATCaatacctccctccctcttgcccacttcctctctcttcccccaaCTCTCCTCTTGTCTCCCTTCTGCTCTTTCACTTCATGTTTGTACCTTCATGCACCCGCCCCTGCTTTGCTTTATTTCTTCCCtctctgtgctcttgtttgCCCTGTGTAATACCTCACAGTTGGTCAATTTTTTAGTGGATGTTTCATCTTTTTCGAGTGGTATTTTTCACAAAAGCAGACATCTGTGATCCCACCTATGGCTTGAAGTGGCGCGAAGagcagcctgacatgtttgtgaaTGGACAGCATGTGCAACATGAGCCACCGCAGGAACACATACAGAAACGTGAACTCTAGCTTTATGGCTTGGCTTTCTTCTGCCCATTGATTCTGTGTGTGGTTTAAGAATGGGTTAGACATCATTACAGACAGAgaaggtggagaggagggggagggagagggggatggACAGAAGGAGTGttagaggatggagggaggggagggagaggaagccTGCTGTTTTAAATCCAGAGGAGACAACAGGGAGGATGAGAAATCAATGGAGGGATCGATGAAGGAGATGAGTTTCTAACACTCAGTCCAACACTCTACCTGCTAGGCTTCTCTCTCTaactcacacttttttttccaccaacaccttctctttctctctttctctctttctctctctctttcttttgctctcttGTGAATCATTGAGTCAGCAGCCAGTCGATGAGGTCTTTGTACTCCCAAGACAAGCTCCACTGCCCCTCTGCCAAAGCCCAGggaggcatgtgtgtgtgcttttgtgagTGCGCCTGCACAGTTGCATTCTGTATCCGCTCATGCATGCACTTGGTCAACCTTTCAGTCTTTGTACTTGCAGCCGTGTGTgagcttgcatgtgtgtgcaagtaAGCATCTTTCTCAGTGTGCGTACGTTCACATTCACCAAAGTGTTCGCTGTGAGTGTGTCTTACCATATTtgtctccatcttctcctcgGGCGCTGATTCTGCGCCCCAGCACTTGGACGTGTTTGCCGCTGGTGCGGCTGTAGAGCTGGTAGACCCGGTGTTGTCGCCGACTCATGGTGTCTCGCACCTGTGTCTGGTTCTCCACATGCACGCTGAAGTTGACTCCATCCACGCCAAGTACCTGCTGggaacacacgcacaaacacacccagaggcagacacacacccacaagttggcacacacatacagatacagagaGTCATGAACAGGCTTGAAAAAGTACATGTACGACCAATATTCAACTTATCTTACAATCACTCTTTGTCATGCATGCAGACTCTAACCTGTAATGGATTGCACATCACCAGCAACATCTGGATACATCTGGAAAAAGTAGAAACAGATGAGTTTAGAAGTATGTAAGCAACACTGAATGCTGGAAGAGACAGGCTTGACACCATcgtttccatctctttcttctctgccGTTCTTTGCTGTTCAACGTTTCTTTTCCTTATTGGGTGATTACTCACACTGCTGGGTGTGCGGCTGGCACAGCGACTCGACATACAGACGGGCAGATGTCCAGGGATCGGCAGACAGACAACACCCACAGCACTGTTTATAGTAATGCTACCAGCCTTCTGTCCAAACCCACTTTCTGACCCGTTGGTGACTTTCGCCACACCAAAATCTGGCCTCCAAATGACCTGATTGGACCGTGGCAAAATGGCAAACATGCCGAGACAACTAGAACATGTTTTGGTTTGGACATCTAAGGGAAACGGCTGGCTTATTTGGCTGCTCTGTGTATGTAGACAGCTGGGCTGGACTACAGGTGTACACTCTGCTGTGATGTGGCTTTGGAGAGCGGCGGACTGTGGTTACGTTTAGAGATGCTATGAATAAGTGAGAACATGAGCTACCAAAATGTGTGGAAAGATGATTTATGGAGGAATCAATTGGTGAGGAGTAATCATGGTGATGTAGCAGGCAGAATTAATGTGTATTACCCgtttgaaaacaaaacttttctgtATTTGTTCGTAGTGCTTACTGACTATCAGAACATTTAGAGACATTTATGATCGAAACAGC
Coding sequences:
- the fgf18a gene encoding fibroblast growth factor 18a, which translates into the protein MWPLLSTLTVLCIQMLLVMCNPLQQVLGVDGVNFSVHVENQTQVRDTMSRRQHRVYQLYSRTSGKHVQVLGRRISARGEDGDKYAQLVVEADTFGSQVRIRGKETNFYLCMNRRGKLVGKKASNRSADCVFVEKVLENHYTALMSARYTGWYVGFTKRGRPRRGPQTLPNQQDVHFMKRFPPGEQPDLTTPFRFTTISKRGKKVRATGPR